Proteins from a genomic interval of Trifolium pratense cultivar HEN17-A07 linkage group LG6, ARS_RC_1.1, whole genome shotgun sequence:
- the LOC123888151 gene encoding pentatricopeptide repeat-containing protein At3g26782, mitochondrial, whose product MVQFVCRTRSSSSSLSLINKCIRMHSTTTTQWTKNANLRTMFGKYVDKTNIYNWNSVIADFARNGDPLEALHAFSSLRKLSLHPNRSTFPCTIKSCSSLSDLRAGKQTHQQAFIFGYGSDVFVASALIDMYSKCGYLNDAWKLFDEIPERNVVSWTSMITGYVQNERAREAVCLFKELLLVEESDYEEGVGVDSVLLGCIISACARVCKKSVTECVHGFVIKKGFEGCLAVGNTLMDAYAKCGEIGLSGKVFDGMEENDVCSWNSLIAVYAHDGLSEEAFGVFRDMVKRGEVRYNAVTLSAVLLACAHSGALQIGKCIHDQVVKMELEDNVIVGTSIVDMYCKCGRVEMARKAFDRMKKKNVKSWTAMIAGYGMHGRAKEAMEIFYEMIRSGTKPNYITFVSVLAACSHAGLLKEGWNWFNRMKCEYNVEPGIEHYSCMVDLLGRAGYLKEAYGLIQEMKVKPDFIVWGSLLGACRVHKNVELGEISAKKLFELDPSNCGYYVLLSNIYADAGRWDDVERMRILMKNHGLLKTPGYSIVERKGRIHVFLVGDKEHPQHEKIYEYLDELNVKLQELGYLPNVTSVLHDVDEEEKEMVLRVHSEKLAVAFGIMNSVPGSVIQIIKNLRICGDCHIAIKLISKIVNREIVIRDSKRFHHFKDGLCSCGDYW is encoded by the exons ATGGTTCAATTTGTCTGTAGAACacgatcatcatcatcatcattatcattgatTAATAAGTGTATACGCATGCACTCAACAACAACTACCCAATGGACCAAAAACGCAAACCTAAGAACCATGTTCGGCAAATATGTCGACAAAACAAACATCTATAATTGGAACTCTGTCATTGCCGATTTCGCTCGAAATGGTGACCCTTTAGAAGCTCTCCACGCATTCTCTTCATTGCGTAAACTCTCTCTTCACCCAAATCGTTCCACTTTCCCGTGCACCATCAAATCATGTTCTTCCCTCTCCGACCTCCGTGCCGGAAAACAGACCCACCAGCAAGCTTTTATATTCGGATATGGTTCGGATGTCTTCGTTGCATCTGCTCTTATTGATATGTACTCTAAATGTGGCTATTTGAATGATGCATGGAAACTGTTTGATGAAATTCCTGAAAGAAATGTTGTTTCTTGGACTTCTATGATTACTGGGTATGTTCAAAATGAGCGTGCCCGTGAAGCTGTTTGTTTGTTTAAGGAGTTGTTGTTGGTTGAGGAGAGTGATTATGAAGAGGGTGTTGGTGTGGATTCAGTTCTTTTGGGTTGTATTATTTCGGCTTGTGCTCGGGTGTGTAAGAAGAGTGTAACTGAATGTGTTCATGGATTTGTGATCAAGAAGGGGTTTGAGGGATGTTTGGCGGTTGGGAATACGTTGATGGATGCTTATGCTAAGTGTGGGGAGATAGGTTTGTCTGGGAAAGTTTTTGATGGGATGGAGGAGAATGATGTTTGTTCTTGGAACTCTTTGATTGCTGTATATGCACATGATGGATTGTCGGAAGAGGCTTTCGGTGTGTTTAGGGATATGGTGAAGAGGGGCGAGGTTAGATATAACGCGGTCACATTATCTGCGGTGTTGTTAGCTTGTGCTCATTCTGGAGCTCTGCAAATAGGAAAGTGCATACACGATCAG GTTGTAAAGATGGAATTAGAAGATAATGTAATTGTCGGTACTTCTATAGTTGATATGTACTGCAAATGTGGGAGAGTTGAGATGGCAAGGAAGGCATTTGATcgcatgaaaaagaaaaatgttaagtCGTGGACTGCTATGATTGCGGGTTATGGAATGCATGGACGTGCAAAAGAGGCTATGGAAATCTTCTACGAGATGATAAGGTCTGgaaccaaaccaaattacatTACTTTTGTGTCTGTTTTAGCTGCTTGTAGTCATGCTGGTCTGTTGAAAGAAGGGTGGAATTGGTTTAATAGAATGAAATGTGAATATAATGTTGAACCTGGGATTGAGCATTATTCATGCATGGTTGATCTCCTTGGACGTGCTGGCTATCTTAAAGAAGCTTATGGTTTGATCCAGGAAATGAAGGTGAAGCCTGATTTTATAGTTTGGGGTTCCCTTCTCGGGGCTTGTAGGGTTCACAAGAACGTTGAACTAGGGGAGATCTCTGCCAAAAAGCTATTTGAGTTAGATCCAAGTAATTGTGGGTACTATGTACTACTCTCCAATATTTATGCTGATGCTGGAAGGTGGGATGATGTTGAGAGGATGAGAATATTAATGAAGAATCATGGATTGCTTAAAACCCCTGGGTATAGTATAGTTGAACGTAAAGGTAGGATACATGTATTTTTAGTTGGAGACAAGGAGCATCCTCAACATGAGAAGATTTACGAGTATTTGGACGAATTAAATGTTAAGCTGCAAGAACTTGGATATCTGCCAAATGTAACATCAGTGCTCCATGATGTTGATGAGGAAGAGAAAGAAATGGTTCTAAGAGTTCACAGTGAGAAACTAGCTGTTGCCTTTGGAATCATGAATTCAGTTCCTGGGTCAGTTATCCAGATCATAAAAAATCTTAGAATTTGTGGGGACTGCCATATTGCAATTAAATTGATTTCCAAAATAGTAAATCGCGAAATTGTTATCAGAGATTCAAAGCGATTTCATCATTTCAAGGACGGGCTGTGTTCATGTGGGGACTATTGGTGA